A window of Komagataeibacter medellinensis NBRC 3288 contains these coding sequences:
- the hemW gene encoding radical SAM family heme chaperone HemW → MAEPLALYVHWPFCLSKCPYCDFNSHVRDVVPRMRFGAALRRELAFEAGRMGDGPMERPRIGSIFFGGGTPSLMAPETVAGLIEDARTLFGLTDNVEITLEANPTSVETGLLRAFRDAGVNRISVGVQSLDAEALRFLGREHDAQQAITALETARGLFDRISFDLIYARPEQDARAWRAELEAALALVSDHLSLYQLTIEPGTRFEGLYRQGRFRLPDSDDAARLYGLTAEVADRHGLLGYEISNYARPGAESRHNLTYWRYGDYLGIGPGAHGRLTCNGVTAATRRHRAPEPWAERVERTGTGAHPDEPLDNRDRAREMLLMGLRLAEGISLPRFARRTGMSITDATDPAMMEAAVEEGYVVHDTARQNLRATAEGRLRLESLLAALVL, encoded by the coding sequence ATGGCGGAACCGCTGGCGCTGTACGTGCACTGGCCGTTCTGCCTGTCCAAATGCCCGTACTGCGATTTCAACAGCCATGTGCGCGACGTGGTCCCGCGCATGCGCTTTGGCGCGGCATTGCGGCGCGAACTGGCGTTCGAGGCCGGGCGCATGGGTGACGGCCCGATGGAGCGGCCGCGGATCGGCTCGATCTTCTTTGGTGGCGGCACCCCCTCCCTCATGGCGCCGGAAACCGTGGCGGGGTTGATAGAAGACGCCCGCACCCTGTTCGGCCTGACGGACAACGTGGAAATTACACTGGAGGCCAACCCCACCAGCGTGGAAACCGGCCTGCTGCGCGCCTTCCGCGATGCCGGGGTCAACCGCATTTCGGTCGGTGTGCAGAGCCTTGATGCCGAAGCCCTGCGCTTTCTGGGCCGCGAACACGACGCGCAACAGGCCATCACCGCGCTGGAGACGGCACGCGGGCTGTTCGACCGCATCTCGTTCGACCTGATCTATGCCCGGCCGGAGCAGGATGCGCGCGCCTGGCGGGCCGAGCTTGAGGCGGCCCTTGCGCTGGTATCCGATCACCTCTCGCTCTACCAGTTAACCATTGAACCCGGCACCCGCTTCGAAGGCCTGTACCGCCAGGGCCGTTTCCGCCTGCCCGATAGCGATGACGCCGCCCGGCTGTATGGACTGACCGCCGAAGTGGCAGATCGACACGGCCTGCTGGGCTACGAAATTTCAAACTACGCCCGCCCCGGTGCCGAAAGCCGCCATAACCTGACCTACTGGCGTTATGGCGACTATCTGGGCATTGGCCCCGGCGCCCATGGGCGACTGACCTGTAATGGGGTAACCGCCGCCACCCGCCGCCACCGGGCACCCGAGCCATGGGCCGAACGCGTGGAACGCACCGGCACCGGCGCCCACCCCGATGAACCGCTGGACAACCGCGACCGCGCGCGCGAGATGCTGCTGATGGGCCTGCGGCTGGCGGAAGGCATTTCGCTGCCCCGCTTTGCCCGGCGCACCGGCATGTCCATTACGGATGCAACCGACCCGGCCATGATGGAAGCGGCGGTGGAAGAGGGGTACGTGGTGC
- a CDS encoding potassium transporter Kup codes for MTQPTGPDAPGLSTTPNGGAHAAPATGTPPKITEYGADQHEHAANPVGFAALLGVLGVVFGDIGTSPIYALRSTIMVVSQHHRIAPWEVLGVLSLIIWSLLLIVTVKYVILIMRADHNGEGGIISLMSLAQRVAPSNRMRIALGMVGIGGACLFFGDGMITPAISVLSAVEGLEVSFPAARDLVIPIALLVLVGLFSVQSYGTGKVGTIFGPIMLVWFSLLGILGGLQILHHPAVLLAISPTYAVQFIIYHGWLSFIALGSVVLSVTGAEALYADMGHFGRQPIRYAWLFCVLPCLALNYLGQGALIISDPKALENPFFLLGPHWLQVPMIILSTFATVIASQAGISGGFSLCRQIIQLGYLPRMRVTHTNAEEEGQIYLPEFNRFLMVGALLLVLAFRSSDALASAYGIAVTGTFMCTCVLAMVVFRRLYHWSRPAAIVTFGGFFLLDTTFFASNALKIPQGGWVPVLLGIVLTLMMTTWKKGRQLIMNRQKQDSMPMNSFLARLPQSRIIRVPGTAVYMTGNPDFVPACLLHNLKHNKVLHDHVLFVTVQTLDQPEADHGHRVALQELAPDIYRIILRYGFMEMPNLPRALEDLKANGLDFDALQASYFTSRELLVRSSVPKLSRWRMSLFLFMARNATPATEFFRIPPDRVVELGVRLGI; via the coding sequence ATGACGCAACCCACGGGGCCTGATGCCCCCGGACTTTCGACGACCCCGAATGGCGGTGCCCATGCCGCACCGGCCACCGGCACACCGCCCAAGATTACCGAATACGGGGCGGACCAGCACGAACACGCGGCCAACCCCGTGGGCTTCGCCGCCCTGCTGGGCGTGCTGGGTGTGGTGTTTGGCGATATTGGCACAAGCCCGATCTACGCCCTGCGCTCGACCATCATGGTGGTCTCGCAGCACCACCGGATCGCACCGTGGGAAGTGCTGGGGGTGCTCAGCCTGATCATCTGGTCGCTACTGCTGATCGTGACGGTCAAATACGTCATCCTGATCATGCGCGCCGACCATAATGGCGAGGGTGGGATCATCTCGCTCATGTCGCTGGCCCAGCGCGTCGCCCCCAGCAACCGCATGCGCATTGCCCTGGGCATGGTGGGAATCGGGGGGGCATGCCTGTTCTTCGGCGATGGCATGATCACGCCCGCCATTTCCGTGCTGTCAGCCGTGGAGGGGCTGGAGGTCAGTTTCCCCGCCGCGCGCGACCTGGTCATTCCCATTGCCCTATTGGTACTGGTGGGCCTGTTCTCGGTGCAGAGCTACGGCACGGGCAAGGTAGGCACCATATTCGGGCCGATCATGCTGGTCTGGTTCAGCCTGCTGGGTATACTGGGGGGCCTGCAGATCCTGCACCATCCCGCCGTGCTGCTGGCCATATCGCCTACCTATGCGGTGCAGTTCATCATCTATCACGGCTGGCTTTCATTCATTGCGCTGGGTTCGGTCGTGCTGTCGGTCACGGGGGCGGAGGCGCTTTATGCCGATATGGGGCATTTCGGCCGCCAGCCCATCCGCTATGCGTGGCTGTTCTGCGTGCTGCCCTGCCTGGCCCTGAACTACCTGGGCCAGGGCGCGCTGATCATTTCAGACCCCAAGGCGCTGGAAAACCCGTTCTTCCTGCTCGGCCCGCACTGGCTGCAGGTACCGATGATCATCCTGTCCACCTTTGCCACGGTCATTGCCAGCCAGGCGGGCATCTCTGGCGGGTTCTCGCTGTGCCGCCAGATCATCCAGCTGGGCTACCTGCCGCGCATGCGCGTGACCCACACCAATGCAGAAGAAGAAGGTCAGATTTACCTGCCCGAGTTCAACCGCTTCCTGATGGTGGGGGCACTACTGCTGGTGCTGGCCTTCCGCAGTTCGGATGCGCTGGCCTCGGCCTACGGCATTGCGGTGACGGGCACGTTCATGTGCACCTGTGTGCTGGCCATGGTGGTGTTCCGCAGGCTGTACCACTGGTCGCGGCCGGCAGCCATTGTAACCTTTGGCGGGTTCTTCCTGCTGGATACGACGTTCTTTGCCTCCAACGCGCTCAAGATCCCGCAGGGCGGCTGGGTGCCGGTGCTGCTGGGTATCGTGCTTACCCTGATGATGACGACGTGGAAGAAGGGCCGCCAGCTGATCATGAACCGGCAGAAGCAGGACAGTATGCCGATGAACTCGTTCCTGGCCCGCCTGCCGCAGTCACGCATCATCCGCGTGCCGGGCACGGCGGTGTACATGACGGGCAACCCCGATTTCGTGCCCGCCTGCCTGCTGCACAACCTCAAGCACAACAAGGTCCTGCATGACCACGTGCTGTTCGTGACCGTGCAGACACTGGACCAGCCCGAAGCCGACCACGGCCACCGCGTGGCACTGCAGGAACTCGCACCTGACATCTACCGCATCATCCTGCGCTACGGCTTTATGGAAATGCCCAACCTGCCCCGCGCGCTGGAAGACCTGAAGGCCAACGGCCTCGATTTCGATGCATTGCAGGCCTCCTACTTCACCAGCCGGGAACTGCTGGTGCGCTCGTCCGTGCCCAAACTGTCGCGGTGGCGGATGTCGCTGTTCCTGTTCATGGCGCGCAATGCCACACCGGCAACCGAGTTCTTCCGTATCCCGCCCGACCGCGTTGTGGAACTGGGTGTACGGCTGGGGATCTGA
- a CDS encoding YggS family pyridoxal phosphate-dependent enzyme — translation MSTSSSIAQALTGIRTRISASAQAAGRQASSVGLVAVSKFHPQASVIKALEAGQRLFGENRVQEAAAKFPGLRASWPDLRLHIIGGLQTNKALEAVRIADMIESLDRPALSDALARAADRAGRMPGLLVQVNTGDESQKSGVRLEDADAFITASLERFGPGIVRGLMCIPPHDQDPTPHFHTLATMARRHGLDVVSMGMSADFERAIACGATLVRVGSAIFGARPAATQGGANGT, via the coding sequence ATGTCAACATCATCCTCCATAGCACAGGCCCTGACGGGCATCCGCACCCGTATTTCAGCCAGCGCGCAGGCGGCGGGCAGGCAGGCCTCCAGCGTGGGACTGGTGGCCGTATCCAAGTTCCACCCGCAGGCCAGCGTCATCAAAGCACTGGAAGCGGGGCAACGCCTCTTCGGCGAGAACCGGGTGCAGGAGGCAGCCGCCAAATTCCCCGGCCTGCGCGCAAGCTGGCCCGACCTGCGGCTGCATATCATCGGCGGGTTGCAGACCAACAAGGCGCTGGAAGCCGTACGCATTGCCGACATGATCGAAAGCCTTGACCGCCCCGCCCTGTCCGATGCCCTTGCACGCGCTGCCGACAGGGCGGGCCGCATGCCGGGTCTGCTGGTGCAGGTCAATACCGGCGACGAGAGCCAGAAATCCGGCGTAAGGCTGGAAGATGCCGATGCTTTCATCACCGCAAGCCTGGAACGCTTTGGCCCCGGCATCGTGCGCGGCCTGATGTGCATCCCGCCCCACGATCAGGACCCGACGCCGCATTTCCACACGCTTGCCACCATGGCACGCAGGCATGGGCTGGATGTCGTATCGATGGGCATGTCAGCCGATTTCGAGCGCGCGATTGCCTGTGGCGCAACGCTGGTGCGCGTGGGCAGCGCCATTTTTGGCGCGCGCCCCGCCGCGACGCAAGGCGGGGCGAATGGCACCTGA
- a CDS encoding RsmB/NOP family class I SAM-dependent RNA methyltransferase, with amino-acid sequence MKSPPSSPPMGRRPGTGRPATGRPDRQGSKAAPDPTRDIAFDIVEGVIAHRRMLDTSLEHSAAARTAEPRDRAAAHRLAATVLRHMGTANEVLAPFLKREPPEPVRVVLLIGVAQLLFLDTPPHAAVATSVALARRRGLVPFAGLVNAVLRRVAAGGTQALEGLDQPRLDVPAWLWQSWGALARPIAMALGHEPPLDLTIRPGAESPPGGELMPGGSVRFAAGTAKVAELPGFAEGAWWVQDMAATLPARLLDVKAGERVADLCAAPGGKTAQLACAGADVFAIEREGRRIERLRANLTRLGLDGVHVIHADAAGWRPETPLDAILLDAPCSATGTIRRHPDAMWIKRPRDIATMVEGQDRLLAAARDMLRPGGRLVYAVCSLQPEEGEQRARAAEAMGLIADPFTPEELAFLPQARTPEGWLRTHPGMLAAQGGMDGFFAARFRRA; translated from the coding sequence ATGAAGTCTCCCCCATCATCCCCCCCCATGGGCCGCAGGCCCGGAACTGGCCGCCCCGCAACGGGCCGCCCGGACCGGCAGGGGTCGAAGGCCGCCCCGGACCCCACGCGCGATATCGCCTTTGATATCGTGGAAGGGGTGATCGCCCACCGGCGCATGCTCGATACATCGCTTGAACATTCCGCCGCCGCCCGCACGGCCGAACCGCGTGACCGTGCCGCCGCCCACAGGCTGGCCGCCACCGTGCTGCGCCACATGGGCACGGCGAACGAAGTGCTGGCACCCTTCCTCAAGCGCGAACCGCCAGAACCGGTGCGTGTGGTGCTACTGATTGGCGTGGCGCAACTCCTGTTTCTTGACACGCCGCCGCATGCGGCCGTCGCTACCTCCGTCGCCCTTGCGCGCAGGCGGGGGCTGGTGCCGTTTGCCGGGCTGGTCAATGCCGTGCTGCGCCGTGTCGCGGCGGGTGGTACGCAGGCGCTGGAAGGACTGGACCAGCCACGGCTCGATGTGCCGGCGTGGCTGTGGCAGTCCTGGGGGGCGCTGGCGCGGCCCATTGCCATGGCCCTTGGCCACGAGCCGCCCCTTGACCTGACCATTCGCCCCGGGGCCGAATCCCCCCCGGGTGGTGAACTGATGCCCGGCGGCAGTGTGCGTTTTGCGGCAGGCACGGCAAAGGTTGCCGAACTGCCCGGCTTTGCCGAAGGCGCATGGTGGGTGCAGGACATGGCGGCCACCCTGCCCGCGCGCCTGCTGGACGTGAAAGCGGGTGAACGCGTAGCCGACTTATGTGCGGCACCGGGCGGCAAGACCGCCCAACTGGCCTGTGCCGGGGCGGATGTGTTTGCCATCGAGCGTGAGGGCAGGCGGATCGAGCGCCTGCGCGCCAATCTGACCCGGCTGGGACTGGATGGCGTACATGTGATCCATGCCGATGCTGCCGGATGGCGGCCTGAAACGCCGCTGGATGCGATCCTGCTCGATGCGCCGTGTTCGGCTACCGGCACCATCCGTCGCCACCCCGATGCCATGTGGATCAAGCGCCCACGTGACATCGCCACCATGGTGGAAGGACAGGACCGGCTGCTGGCCGCCGCGCGTGATATGCTGCGCCCCGGCGGGCGGCTGGTCTATGCCGTGTGCTCGCTCCAGCCCGAGGAAGGCGAGCAGCGCGCCCGCGCCGCAGAAGCGATGGGCCTAATTGCCGATCCTTTCACGCCAGAGGAACTGGCCTTCCTGCCGCAGGCCCGCACGCCGGAGGGGTGGCTACGCACCCACCCCGGCATGCTGGCCGCACAGGGGGGCATGGACGGGTTTTTCGCCGCCCGTTTCCGCCGCGCCTGA
- the rpe gene encoding ribulose-phosphate 3-epimerase — translation MAALKPPLIAPSLLAADFSCAADEVAAVERGGADWLHLDVMDGHFVPNLSMGPQLIKALRPRSKLAFDVHLMIAPVDPYIEAFAKAGADHIHLHVEAGPHTHRSLQHVRDHGVKPGIAICPATPPEAVSEVLDLVDMILVMTVNPGFGGQKFLTSQLAKIKTLRRMADATGRDIRIGVDGGITAQTAPLAVAAGADVLIAGTSVYGQDDYGAAIRDLRSGVHIPA, via the coding sequence ATGGCTGCTCTCAAGCCCCCCCTCATCGCACCGAGCCTGCTGGCTGCGGATTTCTCATGTGCGGCGGATGAAGTCGCCGCCGTTGAACGCGGCGGCGCCGACTGGCTGCACCTTGATGTCATGGACGGGCATTTCGTGCCCAACCTGTCCATGGGGCCGCAACTCATCAAGGCGCTGCGACCCAGGTCGAAGCTGGCGTTTGACGTGCATCTCATGATCGCGCCGGTGGACCCGTATATCGAAGCCTTTGCAAAGGCAGGCGCGGACCATATCCACCTGCATGTGGAGGCCGGGCCGCATACGCACCGCTCGTTGCAGCATGTGCGCGACCATGGGGTAAAGCCCGGCATCGCCATTTGCCCCGCCACCCCGCCTGAGGCGGTGAGCGAAGTGCTGGATCTGGTGGACATGATCCTTGTCATGACGGTCAACCCCGGCTTTGGCGGCCAGAAATTCCTGACCAGCCAGCTTGCCAAGATCAAGACCCTGCGCCGTATGGCCGATGCTACGGGTCGTGACATCCGCATCGGGGTCGATGGCGGCATCACTGCCCAGACCGCGCCGCTTGCAGTGGCTGCGGGTGCCGATGTGCTGATTGCGGGCACATCTGTCTATGGGCAGGATGATTACGGTGCAGCCATAAGGGATTTACGGTCCGGGGTGCATATCCCGGCGTGA
- a CDS encoding heparinase II/III family protein produces the protein MPLKRLTRGARLSLARLPVFGHGRRLPPSPVHNVRDLWPGDPVVGARLVRGSLTWAGYTHPVGPGMWDAPEFEPVFREGLLGFRWLRDLRAVGTDAARLKARALVDDWLHHPSQNPLALECGVIGARVAAWLGHYDFFAASASDAFRQRLMARILVEGRTIAALMPPERHDWHALAALKGLLAVAVAMPEYTGFLARYRRYIDTVVEHQVLPDGWHVERSPEVQLRALRELAEMRAMMQAVQHALPHSVALALDKMSPVLRAMRHGDGGLALFNGSHERSAALVEMVLSQATRTRVVASSMPDGGFVRAQAGRSLLLVDVGVPAPHGHDRNAHAGTLSFEFSCARQRLIVNCGGGVLPAWKEALRQTAAHSVVVVEEMSSSEFGADGTLRRRPAHVGVEHAVAEGAHWLNLSHDGYHASAGATYYRRLYLGGDGEILRGEDVLEGERELAFVLRLHLHPSVNAVDAQDGSILLEAGEQHWRFRAMGGVVDLEESVYHGGPSPCRTLQLVVRVDPAARAAGDAPPSEEAGGPPSGASGTALVSPGRVRQVVRWAFRREKLLLLA, from the coding sequence ATGCCGCTGAAGCGCCTGACACGTGGGGCGCGTCTGTCCCTTGCGCGGCTGCCCGTGTTTGGCCATGGCAGGCGGCTGCCGCCATCGCCTGTCCATAATGTGCGCGACCTGTGGCCGGGGGATCCGGTGGTCGGGGCCAGGCTTGTCCGTGGCAGTCTGACATGGGCGGGTTATACCCACCCTGTTGGCCCAGGCATGTGGGATGCGCCGGAATTCGAACCGGTTTTCCGTGAAGGTCTGCTCGGTTTCCGCTGGCTGCGCGACCTGCGCGCGGTGGGCACCGATGCGGCGCGACTCAAGGCGCGCGCGCTGGTTGATGACTGGCTGCACCACCCCTCCCAGAACCCGCTGGCGCTGGAATGTGGGGTGATCGGCGCGCGTGTGGCCGCGTGGCTGGGGCATTATGATTTCTTTGCTGCCTCCGCCAGCGATGCCTTCCGCCAGCGCCTGATGGCCCGCATTCTGGTGGAAGGGCGTACGATTGCAGCGCTTATGCCGCCCGAACGGCATGACTGGCATGCTCTTGCCGCCCTGAAGGGCCTGCTTGCGGTGGCGGTAGCCATGCCGGAATATACCGGCTTCCTGGCCCGGTACCGCCGCTATATCGATACCGTGGTGGAACACCAGGTCCTGCCAGACGGCTGGCATGTCGAGCGTAGTCCCGAGGTGCAGTTGCGCGCCTTACGTGAACTGGCGGAAATGCGCGCCATGATGCAGGCGGTCCAGCATGCGCTGCCCCATTCGGTTGCCCTGGCGCTGGACAAGATGAGCCCGGTGCTGCGCGCCATGCGCCATGGTGACGGGGGGCTTGCACTGTTCAATGGCAGCCATGAACGCAGTGCGGCCCTGGTGGAGATGGTGCTCTCCCAGGCCACGCGCACGCGGGTGGTGGCCAGCAGCATGCCCGATGGCGGGTTTGTGCGTGCGCAGGCCGGGCGCTCGCTGCTGCTTGTGGATGTGGGGGTGCCGGCTCCTCACGGCCATGACCGCAATGCCCATGCGGGTACGCTGTCGTTTGAATTCTCATGTGCGCGTCAGCGCCTGATCGTTAACTGTGGCGGGGGCGTGCTGCCTGCGTGGAAAGAGGCCCTGCGGCAGACGGCGGCCCATTCCGTTGTGGTGGTGGAGGAGATGTCCTCCTCCGAATTCGGTGCGGACGGGACCCTGCGCCGCAGGCCCGCTCATGTGGGCGTGGAGCATGCGGTGGCTGAGGGCGCGCACTGGCTCAATCTCTCGCATGATGGGTATCATGCCTCTGCGGGGGCGACTTATTACCGCAGGCTCTACCTTGGTGGCGATGGCGAGATCCTGCGCGGCGAAGACGTGCTGGAGGGCGAGCGCGAACTGGCCTTTGTCCTGCGGCTGCATTTGCATCCATCCGTCAACGCCGTTGATGCGCAGGATGGGTCGATCCTGCTGGAAGCGGGTGAACAGCACTGGCGCTTTCGTGCCATGGGCGGCGTGGTGGACCTGGAGGAAAGCGTGTACCATGGTGGCCCAAGTCCATGCCGCACGTTGCAGCTTGTGGTGCGGGTGGACCCGGCAGCGCGGGCAGCAGGCGACGCCCCGCCATCGGAGGAAGCCGGGGGGCCGCCCTCTGGGGCATCAGGGACTGCTCTGGTGTCGCCGGGGCGGGTGCGGCAGGTGGTGCGCTGGGCCTTCAGGCGTGAAAAGCTGCTACTGTTGGCATGA
- a CDS encoding glycosyltransferase family 4 protein: MKVLEITNVDFSMRQFLFPLMQALRERGHDVTGACAEGPLLDAMCADGLRVVAVPMSRTLSPVAQWRAWRALVRLIREEKPDLVHAHMPISGLLGRFAAWRCGVPRVAYTCHGFLFNQPGSRLRRMASLVLEWLAGKVTDIYLTVSEEESRDARRLGIHRCATGIGNGRDPAIFHPDPAARIRLRAQLGVGAGQVVILAVSRLVRSKGYPELLAAMRALPGNAVLWIVGERLPSDRGEDLEPCFAAARAALGPRLVFLGYREDVAAIMTAADIFVLPSHFEGLPMSVIEAMLCGLPVVSTDISGPREQVVAGETGLLAPPADVPQLAAALRALVVDDALRQRMGTAGRARALACYTQAAVMARTVSLLTK; the protein is encoded by the coding sequence ATGAAGGTCCTTGAAATCACCAATGTCGATTTCTCGATGCGGCAGTTCCTCTTCCCGCTCATGCAGGCCCTGCGCGAACGGGGGCACGATGTGACAGGGGCCTGCGCCGAAGGCCCGCTGCTTGATGCCATGTGTGCCGATGGCCTGCGGGTGGTGGCCGTTCCCATGTCGCGCACCCTTTCGCCCGTGGCGCAGTGGCGGGCGTGGCGGGCGCTCGTGCGCCTGATCCGGGAGGAAAAGCCCGACCTTGTGCATGCCCATATGCCCATCAGCGGCCTGCTGGGGCGGTTTGCCGCCTGGCGGTGCGGGGTGCCGCGCGTGGCCTATACCTGCCATGGTTTCCTGTTTAACCAGCCGGGATCGCGCCTGCGGCGCATGGCGTCCCTTGTGTTGGAATGGCTGGCGGGCAAGGTGACGGATATTTACCTGACCGTATCGGAGGAAGAATCGCGTGATGCCCGCAGGCTGGGTATCCACCGCTGTGCCACCGGTATTGGTAACGGGCGTGACCCTGCCATTTTTCATCCCGACCCGGCCGCCCGAATCCGCCTGCGCGCGCAATTAGGTGTGGGGGCGGGGCAGGTTGTCATCCTGGCAGTCTCCCGTCTTGTGCGTAGCAAGGGCTATCCCGAACTGCTGGCGGCCATGCGGGCGTTGCCGGGCAATGCCGTATTGTGGATTGTAGGCGAGCGCCTGCCCAGCGACCGGGGGGAGGATCTGGAACCCTGTTTTGCTGCCGCCCGTGCGGCACTCGGGCCAAGGCTGGTCTTTCTGGGCTACCGTGAGGACGTGGCGGCTATCATGACGGCAGCGGATATTTTTGTGCTGCCCAGTCATTTCGAGGGCCTGCCAATGAGCGTGATCGAGGCCATGCTGTGCGGCCTGCCGGTGGTCTCCACCGATATTTCTGGCCCGCGTGAGCAGGTGGTGGCGGGGGAAACCGGCCTGCTGGCCCCCCCGGCCGACGTGCCGCAACTGGCGGCAGCACTGAGGGCGCTGGTGGTGGATGATGCTCTGCGTCAGCGCATGGGCACGGCGGGGCGTGCGCGTGCGCTGGCATGTTATACGCAGGCTGCTGTCATGGCCCGCACGGTATCTTTGCTAACGAAATGA
- a CDS encoding aminopeptidase, with amino-acid sequence MALSPQHEHLLDRLAEVAVRVGVNIAHGQQLLITAPLDAVPLVRRITEHAYRAGASLVTPFYADDITTLARFHHAADDTLDTAADWLHDGMATAYRKGAARMAITGGNPVLLANEDPERVSRVARAASRAGRPAMELITRFAINWNIVAFATPAWAAQVFPDLPEKEAVSRLWDAIFQASRVMVDDPVAEWEAHNARLHRRATWLNDRRFAALHFSGPDTDLTVGLADGHAWAGGAEPAGNGIVCNPNIPTEEVFTTPHARKVSGTVRATKPLFHQGTLIDDIAVRFEDGRIVEARASQGQAVLERILDTDDGARRLGEVALVPASSPISESGILFRNTLFDENAASHIALGQSYAKCMLDTDTLTEAHLAQQGANSSFIHIDWMIGSSKIDVDAINHDGTREPLMRQGEWSNQP; translated from the coding sequence ATGGCTCTTTCCCCCCAGCATGAACATCTTCTGGACCGCCTGGCTGAAGTGGCCGTGCGTGTTGGCGTGAACATCGCCCATGGCCAGCAACTTCTCATTACGGCACCGCTTGATGCCGTGCCACTGGTACGCCGGATCACGGAACATGCCTACAGGGCCGGGGCATCGCTAGTTACGCCTTTCTATGCCGATGACATAACAACCCTGGCACGCTTCCACCACGCCGCCGACGACACACTCGATACCGCCGCCGACTGGCTGCACGACGGCATGGCCACCGCCTACCGCAAGGGCGCGGCCCGCATGGCAATTACCGGCGGCAACCCTGTGCTTTTGGCCAATGAAGACCCCGAGCGCGTCTCCCGCGTGGCACGCGCGGCATCACGCGCGGGGCGCCCGGCCATGGAACTGATCACGCGCTTTGCCATCAACTGGAACATCGTGGCCTTCGCCACCCCGGCCTGGGCGGCACAGGTCTTTCCCGACCTGCCCGAAAAGGAAGCGGTTTCGCGCCTGTGGGATGCGATCTTCCAGGCATCGCGCGTGATGGTGGATGACCCGGTGGCGGAATGGGAAGCCCACAACGCCCGCCTGCACAGACGGGCGACGTGGCTCAATGACCGCCGCTTTGCCGCCCTGCACTTTAGCGGCCCCGATACCGACCTGACCGTGGGCCTGGCCGATGGCCATGCCTGGGCAGGCGGTGCGGAACCTGCGGGCAACGGCATTGTATGCAACCCGAACATTCCCACCGAGGAAGTGTTCACCACCCCGCACGCCCGCAAGGTCAGCGGCACGGTGCGCGCGACCAAGCCGCTGTTCCACCAAGGCACGCTGATTGACGATATTGCCGTGCGCTTTGAGGACGGCCGTATTGTTGAAGCCCGCGCAAGCCAAGGGCAGGCGGTGCTCGAGCGCATCCTTGATACCGATGATGGCGCGCGCAGGTTGGGTGAGGTCGCGCTTGTACCCGCGTCCTCCCCCATTTCCGAAAGCGGGATCCTGTTCCGCAACACCCTGTTTGACGAGAACGCGGCCAGCCACATCGCGCTGGGTCAGTCCTATGCCAAGTGCATGCTTGATACCGACACCCTGACCGAGGCGCATCTGGCCCAGCAGGGTGCGAACAGCAGCTTCATCCATATTGACTGGATGATCGGGTCCAGCAAGATCGACGTGGACGCCATCAACCATGATGGCACCCGCGAACCCCTGATGCGACAGGGTGAATGGAGTAACCAGCCATGA
- a CDS encoding Rieske (2Fe-2S) protein has product MKQVPSGSRALCTLEAAREAPQRVLCDGRALVVWMVEEDRPGVIDDRCPHGNARLSAGYVLYGRIVCPLHMWTFGPDGCAQAPGGRTEAAGPAPRAYECWVSGGQVWARV; this is encoded by the coding sequence ATGAAACAGGTGCCTTCGGGTTCCCGCGCCCTGTGCACGCTGGAAGCCGCGCGCGAAGCCCCGCAGCGTGTGCTGTGCGATGGTCGCGCGCTGGTGGTGTGGATGGTGGAGGAGGATCGTCCCGGCGTGATCGATGACCGCTGCCCGCATGGCAATGCCCGGCTTTCCGCCGGTTATGTGCTGTATGGGCGGATTGTCTGCCCACTGCATATGTGGACATTTGGCCCCGATGGGTGCGCGCAGGCCCCTGGTGGTCGGACCGAAGCGGCGGGGCCTGCGCCGCGCGCCTATGAATGCTGGGTCAGCGGGGGGCAGGTCTGGGCGCGGGTATAG